One Diceros bicornis minor isolate mBicDic1 chromosome 11, mDicBic1.mat.cur, whole genome shotgun sequence genomic region harbors:
- the NPY5R gene encoding neuropeptide Y receptor type 5, protein MSFYSKQDYNMDLELKDYYNKTLAAENNTAATRNADFPVWDDYKSSVDDLQYFLIGLYTFVSLLGFMGNLLILMAVMRKRNQKTTVNFLIGNLAFSDILVVLFCSPFTLTSVLLDQWMFGKVMCHIMPFLQCVSVLVSTLILISIAIVRYHMIKHPISNNLTANHGYFLIATVWTLGFAICSPLPVFHSLVELQETFGSTLLSSRYLCVESWPSDSYRIAFTISLLLVQYILPLVCLTVSHTSVCRSISCGLSKKENKLEENEMINLTLHPSKKRGPREKLSNSQKWSYSFIRKHRRRYSKKTACVLPAPARPLQENPSRTLPENFGSVKSQLSSSSKFIPGVPTCFEMKPEENSDVHEMRINRSIMRIKKRSRSVFYRLTILILVFAVSWMPLHLFHVVTDFNDNLISNRHFKLVYCICHLLGMMSCCLNPILYGFLNNGIKADLMSLIHCLHMS, encoded by the coding sequence ATGTCTTTTTATTCCAAGCAGGACTATAATATGGATTTAGAGCTCAAGGATTATTATAACAAGACACTTGCCGCAGAGAACAATACTGCTGCCACTCGCAATGCTGATTTCCCAGTCTGGGATGACTATAAAAGCAGTGTAGATGACTTGCAGTATTTTCTGATTGGACTGTATACATTTGTAAGTCTTCTTGGTTTTATGGGAAATCTACTCATTTTAATGGCTGTGATGAGAAAACGTAATCAGAAGACTACGGTAAACTTCCTCATAGGAAATCTGGCCTTCTCTGATATCTTGGTTGTGCTGTTTTGCTCACCTTTCACGCTGACCTCTGTCTTGCTGGATCAGTGGATGTTTGGCAAAGTCATGTGTCATATTATGCCTTTCCTTCAATGTGTGTCAGTTCTCGTTTCaactttaattttaatatcaATTGCCATTGTCAGGTATCATATGATAAAACATCCTATATCTAATAATTTAACAGCAAACCATGGCTACTTCCTGATAGCTACCGTCTGGACACTGGGTTTTGCAATTTGCTCTCCCCTTCCAGTGTTTCACAGTCTTGTGGAACTTCAGGAAACATTTGGCTCAACGTTGCTGAGCAGCAGGTATTTGTGTGTTGAGTCGTGGCCATCTGATTCATACAGAATTGCCTTTACTATCTCTTTATTGCTAGTTCAGTATATTCTGCCTTTAGTTTGTCTAACTGTAAGTCATACCAGTGTCTGCAGGAGTATAAGCTGTGGATTgtccaagaaagaaaacaaactggaagaaaatgaGATGATCAACTTAACTCTTCATCCATCCAAAAAGAGGGGGCCTCGGGAGAAACTCTCTAACAGCCAGAAATGGAGTTATTCATTcatcagaaaacacagaagaagatacagcaagaagacagcatGCGTGTTGCCTGCTCCAGCAAGACCTCTTCAAGAGAATCCTTCAAGAACGCTTCCAGAAAACTTTGGCTCTGTGAAAAGTCAGCTCTCTTCATCCAGTAAGTTCATACCAGGGGTCCCCACCTGCTTTGAAATGAAACCTGAAGAAAATTCAGATGTTCATGAAATGAGAATAAACCGTTCTATcatgagaataaaaaagagatcTCGAAGTGTTTTCTACAGACTGACTATATTGATACTAGTGTTTGCTGTTAGCTGGATGCCACTACACCTTTTCCATGTGGTAACTGATTTTAATGATAACCTTATTTCAAATAGGCATTTCAAGTTGGTGTATTGCATTTGTCATTTGTTAGGCATGATGTCCTGTTGTCTTAATCCAATTCTATATGGATTTCTTAATAATGGGATCAAAGCTGATTTAATGTCCCTTATACACTGTCTTCATATGTCATAA